A window from Athalia rosae chromosome 5, iyAthRosa1.1, whole genome shotgun sequence encodes these proteins:
- the LOC105693378 gene encoding dynamin-1-like protein isoform X3: MEALIPVINKLQDVFNTVGADAIQLPQIVVLGTQSSGKSSVIESLVGRSFLPRGTGIVTRRPLILQLVYAPKDDREHRSAEDGTLSLDEWGVFLHTKNKIFTDFDEIRQEIEAETNRMAGSNKGICPEPINLKVYSNSVVNLTLVDLPGITKVPVGDQPEDIEAQIRNLVLKHICNPNSIILAVVTANTDMATSESLKLSKDVDPDGRRTLAVVTKLDLMDAGTDAIDILCGRVIPVKLGIIGVVNRSQQDIINNKTIQDALKDEAAFLQRKYPTLANRNGTPYLAKTLNRLLMHHIRDCLPDLKTRVNVMVSQFQTLLNSYGEDVGDKSQTLLQIITKFASSYCATIEGTARNIETTELCGGARICYIFHETFGRTLDSIHPLAGLTRMDILTAIRNATGPRPALFVPEVSFELLVKRQIRRLEEPSQRCVELVHEEMQRIIQHCGTEVQQEMLRFPKLHERIVDVVTHLLRRRLPTTNSMVENLVAIELAYINTKHPDFHKDAALVSSLLKHAEADQLKPNKRHLSATSNASTGSTIITPEQRGSPQQKPVNLLPEVPTQTPRKLSDREQRDCDVIERLIKSYFYIVRKSIQDSVPKAVMHFLVNYVKDNLQSELVTHLYKPDHIESLLNESEHIAVRRKEAADMLKALTKAGHIISEIRETHMW; encoded by the exons ATGGAGGCTTTAATTCCAGTCATCAATAAACTTCAAGATGTTTTCAACACCGTCGGTGCTGATGCCATACAACTCCCTCAGATTGTCGTTCTAGGAACACAG AGCTCGGGAAAGTCCTCTGTCATAGAAAGTCTGGTCGGTCGATCGTTCTTGCCTCGGGGTACCGGAATTGTTACTCGAAGACCTTTAATTCTACAGCTGGTTTATGCACCGAAAGATGATAGAGAGCACAGGTCTGCTGAAGATGGCACACTGAGTCTGGATGAGTGGGGGGTATTTTTGCAcacaaagaataaaatattcacggACTTTGATGAAATCAGACAAGAAATTGAGGCAGAGACCAACAGGATGGCTGGCTCTAACAAAGGAATTTGTCCTGAGCCAATAAATCTCAAGGTTTATTCAAACTCTGTTGTTAATCTTACCCTCGTCGATTTACCGGGAATCACCAAAGTGCCTGTTGGCGACCAGCCTGAAGATATCGAGGCGCAGATCAGAAATTTGGTACTCAAACATATCTGTAATCCAAATTCTATAATATTGGCTGTTGTTACTGCTAACACGGATATGGCAACCAGTGAAAGTCTCAAACTTAGCAAAGATGTTGACCCAGATGGGAGAAGAACTCTTGCTGTTGTCACTAAACTAGATCTTATGGATGCTg gAACGGATGCCATTGACATACTCTGCGGAAGAGTCATTCCTGTGAAGCTTGGTATTATCGGAGTTGTGAATCGTTCTCAACAAGACATCATTAACAACAAAACCATACAAGATGCTCTCAAGGATGAGGCTGCCTTTCTGCAACGAAAATATCCAACTCTAGCAAATAGGAATGGTACTCCTTACCTCGCAAAAACGCTAAACAGGCTCTTAATGCATCATATTAGAGACTGCCTTCCGGACTTGAAG ACACGAGTGAACGTGATGGTCTCTCAGTTCCAAACCCTATTAAATTCATATGGAGAAGATGTTGGAGACAAGAGTCAGACGCTACTTCAAATAATAACTAAATTTGCCAGCAGCTACTGTGCAACTATCGAAGGAACTGCTCGCAATATTGAGACAACAGAGCTCTGCGGCGGCGCTCGTATATGCTACATTTTTCATGAAACCTTCGGACGTACTCTGGACTCAATTCATCCGCTGGCCGGACTTACCAGAATGGACATTCTAACTGCTATTAGAAACGCGACAGGTCCGAGACCAGCTCTATTCGTTCCTGAGGTATCTTTTGAGCTTTTAGTAAAGCGGCAGATCAGAAGACTAGAAGAACCCTCTCAACGGTGCGTTGAACTTGTTCACGAAGAAATGCAGAGAATTATTCAGCATTGTGGGACCGAAGTTCAGCAGGAAATGCTACGTTTTCCCAAGTTACACGAACGCATTGTTGATGTCGTCACCCATCTTCTTCGTAGACGATTGCCAACTACTAATTCTATG GTCGAAAATCTCGTCGCAATTGAACTAGCATACATCAATACCAAACATCCAGATTTTCACAAAGATGCAGCTCTTGTCTCTTCGTTGTTGAAACATGCCGAAGCGGACCAACTCAAACCCAATAAAAGACACTTGTCTGCTACTTCAAATGCTTCTACCGGTAGCACAATTATTACTCCCGAACAG CGGGGGTCCCCTCAACAGAAACCAGTTAATCTTTTACCCGAAGTTCCCACACAAACACCTCGGAAGCTCAGCGATCGTGAGCAACGTGATTGCGATGTGATAG AGCGATTGATAAAGTCGTATTTTTATATAGTACGAAAATCTATACAAGACAGCGTACCAAAAGCTGTTATGCATTTTCTGGTCAATTACGTTAAGGACAATTTGCAAAGCGAGCTAGTCACTCATCTTTATAAACCTGATCATATCGAATCGCTTCTCAACGAAAGCGAGCACATCGCTGTTAGGCGTAAGGAAGCCGCCGATATGCTCAAA GCACTAACAAAGGCTGGTCACATCATCAGTGAGATTCGCGAGACACATATGTGGTGA
- the LOC105693378 gene encoding dynamin-1-like protein isoform X2 encodes MEALIPVINKLQDVFNTVGADAIQLPQIVVLGTQSSGKSSVIESLVGRSFLPRGTGIVTRRPLILQLVYAPKDDREHRSAEDGTLSLDEWGVFLHTKNKIFTDFDEIRQEIEAETNRMAGSNKGICPEPINLKVYSNSVVNLTLVDLPGITKVPVGDQPEDIEAQIRNLVLKHICNPNSIILAVVTANTDMATSESLKLSKDVDPDGRRTLAVVTKLDLMDAGTDAIDILCGRVIPVKLGIIGVVNRSQQDIINNKTIQDALKDEAAFLQRKYPTLANRNGTPYLAKTLNRLLMHHIRDCLPDLKTRVNVMVSQFQTLLNSYGEDVGDKSQTLLQIITKFASSYCATIEGTARNIETTELCGGARICYIFHETFGRTLDSIHPLAGLTRMDILTAIRNATGPRPALFVPEVSFELLVKRQIRRLEEPSQRCVELVHEEMQRIIQHCGTEVQQEMLRFPKLHERIVDVVTHLLRRRLPTTNSMVENLVAIELAYINTKHPDFHKDAALVSSLLKHAEADQLKPNKRHLSATSNASTGSTIITPEQNQKAVKSDDSPVHNDHNRDTQAQQNHWLLSSLLPQGKTDSVSGNSMDGSPRGSPQQKPVNLLPEVPTQTPRKLSDREQRDCDVIERLIKSYFYIVRKSIQDSVPKAVMHFLVNYVKDNLQSELVTHLYKPDHIESLLNESEHIAVRRKEAADMLKALTKAGHIISEIRETHMW; translated from the exons ATGGAGGCTTTAATTCCAGTCATCAATAAACTTCAAGATGTTTTCAACACCGTCGGTGCTGATGCCATACAACTCCCTCAGATTGTCGTTCTAGGAACACAG AGCTCGGGAAAGTCCTCTGTCATAGAAAGTCTGGTCGGTCGATCGTTCTTGCCTCGGGGTACCGGAATTGTTACTCGAAGACCTTTAATTCTACAGCTGGTTTATGCACCGAAAGATGATAGAGAGCACAGGTCTGCTGAAGATGGCACACTGAGTCTGGATGAGTGGGGGGTATTTTTGCAcacaaagaataaaatattcacggACTTTGATGAAATCAGACAAGAAATTGAGGCAGAGACCAACAGGATGGCTGGCTCTAACAAAGGAATTTGTCCTGAGCCAATAAATCTCAAGGTTTATTCAAACTCTGTTGTTAATCTTACCCTCGTCGATTTACCGGGAATCACCAAAGTGCCTGTTGGCGACCAGCCTGAAGATATCGAGGCGCAGATCAGAAATTTGGTACTCAAACATATCTGTAATCCAAATTCTATAATATTGGCTGTTGTTACTGCTAACACGGATATGGCAACCAGTGAAAGTCTCAAACTTAGCAAAGATGTTGACCCAGATGGGAGAAGAACTCTTGCTGTTGTCACTAAACTAGATCTTATGGATGCTg gAACGGATGCCATTGACATACTCTGCGGAAGAGTCATTCCTGTGAAGCTTGGTATTATCGGAGTTGTGAATCGTTCTCAACAAGACATCATTAACAACAAAACCATACAAGATGCTCTCAAGGATGAGGCTGCCTTTCTGCAACGAAAATATCCAACTCTAGCAAATAGGAATGGTACTCCTTACCTCGCAAAAACGCTAAACAGGCTCTTAATGCATCATATTAGAGACTGCCTTCCGGACTTGAAG ACACGAGTGAACGTGATGGTCTCTCAGTTCCAAACCCTATTAAATTCATATGGAGAAGATGTTGGAGACAAGAGTCAGACGCTACTTCAAATAATAACTAAATTTGCCAGCAGCTACTGTGCAACTATCGAAGGAACTGCTCGCAATATTGAGACAACAGAGCTCTGCGGCGGCGCTCGTATATGCTACATTTTTCATGAAACCTTCGGACGTACTCTGGACTCAATTCATCCGCTGGCCGGACTTACCAGAATGGACATTCTAACTGCTATTAGAAACGCGACAGGTCCGAGACCAGCTCTATTCGTTCCTGAGGTATCTTTTGAGCTTTTAGTAAAGCGGCAGATCAGAAGACTAGAAGAACCCTCTCAACGGTGCGTTGAACTTGTTCACGAAGAAATGCAGAGAATTATTCAGCATTGTGGGACCGAAGTTCAGCAGGAAATGCTACGTTTTCCCAAGTTACACGAACGCATTGTTGATGTCGTCACCCATCTTCTTCGTAGACGATTGCCAACTACTAATTCTATG GTCGAAAATCTCGTCGCAATTGAACTAGCATACATCAATACCAAACATCCAGATTTTCACAAAGATGCAGCTCTTGTCTCTTCGTTGTTGAAACATGCCGAAGCGGACCAACTCAAACCCAATAAAAGACACTTGTCTGCTACTTCAAATGCTTCTACCGGTAGCACAATTATTACTCCCGAACAG AATCAGAAAGCAGTCAAAAGTGATGATTCTCCGGTTCATAATGATCACAATAGAGATACACAAGCGCAGCAAAATCATTGGCTACTTAGTAGCCTACTACCCCAAGGGAAAACAGACTCAGTTAGTGGAAATTCAATGGATGGATCTCCC CGGGGGTCCCCTCAACAGAAACCAGTTAATCTTTTACCCGAAGTTCCCACACAAACACCTCGGAAGCTCAGCGATCGTGAGCAACGTGATTGCGATGTGATAG AGCGATTGATAAAGTCGTATTTTTATATAGTACGAAAATCTATACAAGACAGCGTACCAAAAGCTGTTATGCATTTTCTGGTCAATTACGTTAAGGACAATTTGCAAAGCGAGCTAGTCACTCATCTTTATAAACCTGATCATATCGAATCGCTTCTCAACGAAAGCGAGCACATCGCTGTTAGGCGTAAGGAAGCCGCCGATATGCTCAAA GCACTAACAAAGGCTGGTCACATCATCAGTGAGATTCGCGAGACACATATGTGGTGA
- the LOC105693378 gene encoding dynamin-1-like protein isoform X1: protein MEALIPVINKLQDVFNTVGADAIQLPQIVVLGTQSSGKSSVIESLVGRSFLPRGTGIVTRRPLILQLVYAPKDDREHRSAEDGTLSLDEWGVFLHTKNKIFTDFDEIRQEIEAETNRMAGSNKGICPEPINLKVYSNSVVNLTLVDLPGITKVPVGDQPEDIEAQIRNLVLKHICNPNSIILAVVTANTDMATSESLKLSKDVDPDGRRTLAVVTKLDLMDAGTDAIDILCGRVIPVKLGIIGVVNRSQQDIINNKTIQDALKDEAAFLQRKYPTLANRNGTPYLAKTLNRLLMHHIRDCLPDLKTRVNVMVSQFQTLLNSYGEDVGDKSQTLLQIITKFASSYCATIEGTARNIETTELCGGARICYIFHETFGRTLDSIHPLAGLTRMDILTAIRNATGPRPALFVPEVSFELLVKRQIRRLEEPSQRCVELVHEEMQRIIQHCGTEVQQEMLRFPKLHERIVDVVTHLLRRRLPTTNSMVENLVAIELAYINTKHPDFHKDAALVSSLLKHAEADQLKPNKRHLSATSNASTGSTIITPEQNQKAVKSDDSPVHNDHNRDTQAQQNHWLLSSLLPQGKTDSVSGNSMDGSPVRYREGSPTSNSATSPNSVLDLQRGSPQQKPVNLLPEVPTQTPRKLSDREQRDCDVIERLIKSYFYIVRKSIQDSVPKAVMHFLVNYVKDNLQSELVTHLYKPDHIESLLNESEHIAVRRKEAADMLKALTKAGHIISEIRETHMW from the exons ATGGAGGCTTTAATTCCAGTCATCAATAAACTTCAAGATGTTTTCAACACCGTCGGTGCTGATGCCATACAACTCCCTCAGATTGTCGTTCTAGGAACACAG AGCTCGGGAAAGTCCTCTGTCATAGAAAGTCTGGTCGGTCGATCGTTCTTGCCTCGGGGTACCGGAATTGTTACTCGAAGACCTTTAATTCTACAGCTGGTTTATGCACCGAAAGATGATAGAGAGCACAGGTCTGCTGAAGATGGCACACTGAGTCTGGATGAGTGGGGGGTATTTTTGCAcacaaagaataaaatattcacggACTTTGATGAAATCAGACAAGAAATTGAGGCAGAGACCAACAGGATGGCTGGCTCTAACAAAGGAATTTGTCCTGAGCCAATAAATCTCAAGGTTTATTCAAACTCTGTTGTTAATCTTACCCTCGTCGATTTACCGGGAATCACCAAAGTGCCTGTTGGCGACCAGCCTGAAGATATCGAGGCGCAGATCAGAAATTTGGTACTCAAACATATCTGTAATCCAAATTCTATAATATTGGCTGTTGTTACTGCTAACACGGATATGGCAACCAGTGAAAGTCTCAAACTTAGCAAAGATGTTGACCCAGATGGGAGAAGAACTCTTGCTGTTGTCACTAAACTAGATCTTATGGATGCTg gAACGGATGCCATTGACATACTCTGCGGAAGAGTCATTCCTGTGAAGCTTGGTATTATCGGAGTTGTGAATCGTTCTCAACAAGACATCATTAACAACAAAACCATACAAGATGCTCTCAAGGATGAGGCTGCCTTTCTGCAACGAAAATATCCAACTCTAGCAAATAGGAATGGTACTCCTTACCTCGCAAAAACGCTAAACAGGCTCTTAATGCATCATATTAGAGACTGCCTTCCGGACTTGAAG ACACGAGTGAACGTGATGGTCTCTCAGTTCCAAACCCTATTAAATTCATATGGAGAAGATGTTGGAGACAAGAGTCAGACGCTACTTCAAATAATAACTAAATTTGCCAGCAGCTACTGTGCAACTATCGAAGGAACTGCTCGCAATATTGAGACAACAGAGCTCTGCGGCGGCGCTCGTATATGCTACATTTTTCATGAAACCTTCGGACGTACTCTGGACTCAATTCATCCGCTGGCCGGACTTACCAGAATGGACATTCTAACTGCTATTAGAAACGCGACAGGTCCGAGACCAGCTCTATTCGTTCCTGAGGTATCTTTTGAGCTTTTAGTAAAGCGGCAGATCAGAAGACTAGAAGAACCCTCTCAACGGTGCGTTGAACTTGTTCACGAAGAAATGCAGAGAATTATTCAGCATTGTGGGACCGAAGTTCAGCAGGAAATGCTACGTTTTCCCAAGTTACACGAACGCATTGTTGATGTCGTCACCCATCTTCTTCGTAGACGATTGCCAACTACTAATTCTATG GTCGAAAATCTCGTCGCAATTGAACTAGCATACATCAATACCAAACATCCAGATTTTCACAAAGATGCAGCTCTTGTCTCTTCGTTGTTGAAACATGCCGAAGCGGACCAACTCAAACCCAATAAAAGACACTTGTCTGCTACTTCAAATGCTTCTACCGGTAGCACAATTATTACTCCCGAACAG AATCAGAAAGCAGTCAAAAGTGATGATTCTCCGGTTCATAATGATCACAATAGAGATACACAAGCGCAGCAAAATCATTGGCTACTTAGTAGCCTACTACCCCAAGGGAAAACAGACTCAGTTAGTGGAAATTCAATGGATGGATCTCCCGTAAGATATAGAGAAGGGAGTCCAACTTCCAACTCTGCTACTAGCCCAAATTCTGTTTTGGATTTACAGCGGGGGTCCCCTCAACAGAAACCAGTTAATCTTTTACCCGAAGTTCCCACACAAACACCTCGGAAGCTCAGCGATCGTGAGCAACGTGATTGCGATGTGATAG AGCGATTGATAAAGTCGTATTTTTATATAGTACGAAAATCTATACAAGACAGCGTACCAAAAGCTGTTATGCATTTTCTGGTCAATTACGTTAAGGACAATTTGCAAAGCGAGCTAGTCACTCATCTTTATAAACCTGATCATATCGAATCGCTTCTCAACGAAAGCGAGCACATCGCTGTTAGGCGTAAGGAAGCCGCCGATATGCTCAAA GCACTAACAAAGGCTGGTCACATCATCAGTGAGATTCGCGAGACACATATGTGGTGA
- the LOC105693383 gene encoding WASH complex subunit 1-like, with product MQGHVEIGIIPHDLRQEETIVQIADALDNLDAAVSNIFGCIDERLSENAKKLINIKNRAVRLQSSLDHLQNNMNLKAVKLYSAAKYPSNHVYREYQTTFKMSLKDEDKPPSVYKSPVPIAQSLNSHGLGEEKSKSGRQISDFSMQEKLQYYHIKRKPAQRHNPSNFKLSNLEVSSISSLLLDAGKDNQYGKLHPKNLAPVNDKREIEDAPTSILQSWHPTDIESPSNYFYAPTLGEVPQINVPLILPDLPGIVEDERFVLDLNGQSPIAPSSVVTTPTVNLGSPNVNSSSTYGLTPTAQAVTENDSSLENSIPPSLSLEQYSTVSLPSVETGSSLQPRLPSPPPPPPPPIPKIPEPQHPPAPPPPPPPPPTEDSLPEQKSKKQPVKTKLKPEPVDDRSNLMAAIREAGGAGRAKLKSAARKEEKADKWSSASVGGDLMADLHTKLSLRRKGISGTATSALDRMSAMIPPPPKPNELATSERNSAASEQDSQADTDDWEE from the exons ATGCAAGGGCATGTAGAAATTG GTATAATTCCACATGATCTCAGACAGGAGGAAACAATTGTACAGATTGCGGATGCCTTGGATAATCTAGATGCAGCTGTATCAAATATTTTTGGGTGTATCGACGAGCGGTTGTCTGAGAATGCTAAAAA GTTAATCAATATCAAAAACCGGGCAGTGAGGTTGCAGAGCAGTTTAGATCATCTTCAGAACAATATGAACCTTAAAGCAGTAAAACTCTACTCAGCAGCTAAATACCCATCGAATCATGTATATAGGGAATATCAAACAACCTTCAAGATGTCTCTCAAAGATGAAGATAAACCGCCAAGTGTATACAAAAGCCCTGTGCCCATTGCACAGTCATTGAATTCGCATGGGttgggagaggaaaaaagtaaaagtggAAGACAGATTAGCGATTTTAGTATGCAGGAAAAACTCCAGTATTACCACATCAAGCGTAAGCCTGCACAGAGACATAATCCCAGCAATTTCAAGCTCAGTAACTTGGAAGTATCTTCCATCAGTTCGCTACTACTTGACGCTGGGAAAGACAATCAGTATGGCAAACTTCACCCCAAAAATTTAGCGCCAGTCAAcgataaaagagaaattgaagatGCCCCGACCTCTATACTGCAATCCTGGCATCCTACGGATATTGAGTCTccttctaattatttttatgccccaacgcttggcgaa GTACCACAAATAAACGTTCCTTTGATTTTGCCAGATTTACCAGGAATTGTAGAAGATGAACGTTTTGTTCTCGACCTAAATGGTCAGAGCCCCATCGCTCCATCTTCTGTGGTAACAACGCCAACCGTAAACCTAGGTTCACCAAATGTTAATTCTAGTTCAACTTATGGTTTGACGCCAACAGCACAAGCCGTAACAGAGAATGATTCAAGCCTTGAAAATTCGATACCACCTAGCCTATCCTTGGAACAATATTCCACAGTATCTTTGCCTTCTGTGGAAACTGGTTCTTCCTTACAACCGAGGCTACCGtctccacctcctccaccgccaccgccaatTCCTAAAATTCCTGAACCTCAACATCCTCCAGCTCCTCCGCCTCCACCGCCTCCACCACCGACTGAAGATTCATTACCtgaacaaaaaagcaaaaaacaacCAGTCAAAACTAAACTAAAGCCAGAACCAGTTGATGACCGGTCGAATTTAATGGCAGCTATTCGAGAAGCAGGTGGTGCTGGAAGAGCAAAATTAAAAAGCGCTGCACGCAAAGAGGAGAAAGCAGATAAATGGTCCTCGGCATCCGTGGGTGGAGATTTAATGGCGGATTTGCACACAAAATTATCGTTAAGACGTAAAGGAATTTCTGGTACAGCCACGAGTGCACTTGATAGAATGTCTGCAATGATTCCGCCACCTCCCAAACCAAACGAACTGGCTACTTCAGAGAGAAATTCTGCTGCTAGTGAGCAGGACTCACAAGCTGATACCGACGACTGGGAGGAATGA
- the LOC105693384 gene encoding congested-like trachea protein gives MSENVSPIKYFLSGGFGGVCTVIAGHPLDTIKVRLQTMPKSLPNELPLYSGTWDCAKKTVSKEGFRGLYKGMGAPLTGVAPIFAISFLGFGVGKKIQQKTSDEKLGLSQLFFAGAFSGVFTTAIMAPGERIKCLLQIQHAEAIPKYNGPVDCVKQLYREGGMRSIYKGTCATLLRDVPASGMYFMTYECLQRWLTPEGGKLGLLSTIFAGGMAGIANWAVGMPPDVLKSRLQTAPEGTYRNGIRSVFSQLMKEEGPRALYKGCVPVMLRAFPANAACFLGFELAMNFLNLAAPNL, from the exons ATGTCCGAAAACGTTAGCcccataaaatattttctcagtGGAGGATTTGGAGGGGTATGCACTGTAATTGCTGGACATCCTCTGGACACAATAAAA gtCCGTCTCCAGACTATGCCAAAAAGTTTACCCAATGAATTACCTCTTTACTCCGGGACCTGGGACTGTGCCAAGAAAACTGTATCGAAAGAAGGTTTTCGAGGACTATACAAGG GTATGGGAGCACCTTTGACCGGCGTTGCTCCAATCTTTGCAATCAGTTTCCTTGGATTTGGAGTTGGGAAGAAGATTCAGCAGAAAACTTCTGATGAAAAGTTAGGCCTCTCTCAATTATTCTTCGCAGGAGCTTTCAGTGGTGTTTTTACAACAGCAATCATGGCTCCTGGTGAACGTATAAAATGCCTATTACAAATCCAACATGCTGAAGCTATACCAAAGTATAACGGTCCTGTAGATTGCGTTAAACAATTGTACAGAGAAGGTGGAATGAGAAGCATCTACAAAGGGACCTGCGCCACGTTATTGAGAG ATGTACCGGCCAGCGGAATGTATTTCATGACTTACGAATGTCTGCAAAGATGGTTGACCCCGGAGGGAGGAAAATTAGGTCTTTTGTCAACTATTTTTGCTGGTGGCATGGCCGGTATTGCAAATTGGGCTGTTGGTATGCCACCAGACGTTCTAAAGAGTAGATTACAGACCG caCCGGAGGGTACTTACAGGAATGGAATACGTTCGGTATTCTCTCAGCTGATGAAGGAAGAAGGACCTCGAGCCCTCTACAAGGGCTGTGTTCCGGTAATGCTAAGAGCATTCCCTGCCAACGCAGCCTGCTTCCTTGGTTTTGAATTAGCAATGAATTTCCTCAACTTAGCAGCTCCGAATTTATAA
- the LOC105693381 gene encoding carboxypeptidase N subunit 2-like, whose product MKIISLLWPILIPVWCYGQVIDIGGIWEIQCPHSCNCQIEKFSDLPLHQWAKINMNNEEDSDGEQIYWGNVDDYQPMASELLKVATCVLVDEPRHLFATLPSDLQVFTILESGDGDKEMILKSADMSRFSDLISLNIQGMEYKDRLRNSRTRHDLSDGKYGIVLDVDALLPLGPTLRYLNLERVTLLSSSTTDRIVNLVMKPVNQHNNDKKVEKLNPKVNHNGLRLIFLSNGGDRENGSEEEREILPYNVYKQEVEGHRETVGLFTGLSKLTHLRAFDCSLKDISWQMFDGLDSLISLSLEKNNLKFIPVFCFYGTPVLQSLSLANNRLLTLESKDLAGLLALERLDLRGNNLTFLSELSFPPFPVLIEADFTGNPLEAVFPSTFEIMNATTKLYLGGEEVLLKLQHNSFLGLRLLEVLHLFNLDVRILERFMFKGMPVLKEMKIRGNITRIDFDAFIEVKNLVDLDLSNCQIQDISMDAFYGLEKVRRIDLSWNNLESIPPGLFSLQQQIELREIILNKNRLTTLPLDFFKNLKTPDRQHQITNVRLDGNPWECNCAMIHWNPNLANRVKETAPRCMTPKKLQNWGVFYALRKGGLHCRRIKRRHHRGNSQLANFFEKNDIS is encoded by the exons atgAAGATCATCTCACTGTTATGGCCAATTTTAATACCg gTATGGTGTTACGGTCAAGTAATAGACATTGGAGGAATATGGGAGATACAGTGCCCTCATAGCTGTAACTGtcagatagaaaaattctccgactTACCCTTACATCAGTGGGCTAAAATAAACATGAACAATGAAGAG GATTCAGATGGTGAACAAATTTACTGGGGAAATGTGGACGACTATCAACCAATGGCAAGTGAACTGTTAAAGGTTGCTACTTGTGTGCTGGTGGACGAGCCTAGGCACCTTTTCGCCACTCTTCCATCCGACTTACAG GTATTCACTATTCTAGAATCTGGAGACGGAGACaaagaaatgattttgaaaTCCGCAGATATGAGTCGTTTCTCAGACCTAATATCCCTAAATATACAGGGAATGGAATATAAAGATAGGCTCAGAAATTCTAGGACCAGGCACGATTTGAGTGATGGAAAATATGGGATAGTTCTAGATGTTGATGCACTATTGCCACTGGGTCCTACACTACGCTACTTAAATTTGGAACGAGTGACACTCCTCAGCTCAAGTACAACTGATAGAATTGTGAATTTAGTCATGAAGCCTGTCAACCAGCataataatgacaaaaaagtggaaaagcTCAATCCTAAGGTCAATCATAATGGATTGAGGCTGATATTTTTAAGTAATGGCGGTGATAGAGAAAACGGAAGTGAGGAAGAGCGTGAAATATTGCCTTACAACGTTTATAAGCAAGAAGTCGAGGGCCACAGAGAAACCGTTGGACTATTCACGGGCCTCAGTAAGCTAACGCACTTGAGAGCCTTCGATTGCTCACTCAAAGACATCTCATGGCAGATGTTCGATGGATTGGATAGccttatttctctttcactagaaaaaaacaacctcAAATTTATTCCAGTGTTTTGTTTTTACGGAACCCCTGTACTTCAGTCACTTTCTTTGGCCAACAATCGACTTCTTACTTTGGAGAGTAAAGATTTGGCCGGACTTTTAGCACTAGAACGATTAGATTTACGTGGAAATAATTTAACTTTCTTGTCAGAGCTTTCGTTTCCACCTTTTCCGGTTCTGATCGAGGCTGACTTCACGGGAAATCCACTTGAAGCCGTATTTCCAAG TACTTTCGAGATAATGAACGCTACCACCAAGCTATATCTTGGAGGAGAGGAGGTGCTGTTGAAATTGCAGCATAATTCATTTTTGGGACTCCGTTTGTTGGAAGTTTtgcatttgtttaatttagATGTAAGAATACTAGAGCGTTTCATGTTCAAGGGAATGCCTGTGctgaaagagatgaaaattcgtGGAAATATAACAAGGATAGACTTTGATGCATTTATCGAGGTCAAGAACCTGGTTGATCTGGATCTGAGTAATTGCCAAATCCAAGATATATCCATGGATGCCTTTTACGGGCTGGAAAAAGTTAGGCGTATTGATCTATCTTGGAACAATTTAGAATCTATTCCACCAGGCCTATTCTCGCTTCAGCAACAAATTGAGCTCAGGGAAATAATTCTCAACAAAAACAGACTGACCACATTGCCACTGGACTTCTTTAAGAACCTAAAAACTCCCGACAGACAACATCAGATTACAAACGTAAGATTGGATGGAAACCCATGGGAATGCAACTGCGCCATGATTCATTGGAATCCTAATCTG GCAAACCGAGTTAAAGAAACAGCGCCGCGTTGTATGACAcctaaaaaattgcaaaattggGGTGTTTTCTACGCTCTACGTAAAGGAGGACTACATTGCAGACGTATAAAACGTCGACATCATCGCGGTAACAGTCAActcgcgaatttttttgagaAGAATGATATAAGTTAA